The following proteins come from a genomic window of Montipora foliosa isolate CH-2021 chromosome 2, ASM3666993v2, whole genome shotgun sequence:
- the LOC137991279 gene encoding uncharacterized protein, translated as MDSRTFLSKTTSWFKGPSWLPKEKTEWPELQHKKIQEQEHEATESAQTISYLTTTAKSSNLLNVIDIAKYGTLTKAIRVTATVMTFISRLRKGPELETQITSSDMKKAPAALIRAVQQSAYSGIITQLQTNRMTSLPLLVSQLGLYIDKQKLLRCCGRLKYAPLQDNTKYPILIPNDTYLAELIIRATHLMLMRAGVRETLTQLRQTYWILKGRQLVKRILHQCVTCKKAEGRPFRSVYFTPLPQPRVMDPNLFKYQELIMQAACMSATIKQKPLNVMFLYSHVQPFKLYIWNS; from the coding sequence ATGGACAGTCGAACATTTCTCTCTAAAACGACAAGTTGGTTTAAGGGTCCTTCATGGTTACCCAAAGAAAAAACGGAGTGGCCAGAGTTACAACACAAAAAGATACAAGAACAAGAACATGAAGCAACCGAAAGTGCGCAAACAATTTCCTATCTCACGACAACAGCCAAGAGTTCAAATCTCCTAAATGTAATCGACATTGCTAAATATGGTACACTAACTAAAGCAATACGAGTTACAGCTACTGTCATGACATTCATCAGTCGACTAAGAAAGGGACCTGAACTCGAAACTCAGATTACAAGCTCAGACATGAAAAAAGCACCAGCTGCATTGATACGAGCTGTTCAACAATCCGCGTATAGCGGGATTATAACCCAACTTCAGACAAACAGAATGACGAGCCTTCCACTTTTAGTCAGTCAACTTGGTCTCTACATAGACAAACAAAAATTGTTACGTTGTTGCGGTCGACTCAAATACGCGCCACTACAAGACAATACCAAATACCCGATTCTCATACCGAACGACACATACTTAGCTGAACTCATCATAAGAGCAACCCACTTGATGCTCATGCGTGCTGGAGTCCGTGAAACACTTACCCAGTTACGGCAGACCTATTGGATCCTGAAAGGACGACAGCTGGTGAAACGAATCTTACATCAATGTGTGACATGCAAAAAAGCAGAGGGAAGACCTTTTCGATCGGTCTACTTTACACCACTACCACAGCCAAGGGTCATGGATCCCAACCTTTTCAAGTATCAGGAGTTGATTATGCAGGCCGCTTGTATGTCTGCAACAATAAAACAGAAACCTCTAAATGTTATGTTTCTCTATTCACATGTGCAGCCATTCAAGCTGTACATCTGGAACTCGTAG